A portion of the Pectobacterium brasiliense genome contains these proteins:
- a CDS encoding GlsB/YeaQ/YmgE family stress response membrane protein, with amino-acid sequence MGILSWIIFGLIAGILAKWIMPGKDGGGFILTVLLGIVGAVVGGYISVFFGFGRVDGFNFGSFVVAIVGAIVVLWVYRKIRD; translated from the coding sequence ATGGGTATTTTGTCCTGGATTATTTTTGGCTTGATTGCGGGGATTCTGGCTAAGTGGATTATGCCCGGTAAAGACGGCGGCGGTTTTATCCTGACGGTGTTGCTCGGGATTGTCGGTGCGGTCGTGGGTGGTTACATCAGCGTTTTCTTTGGGTTCGGTCGGGTCGATGGCTTTAACTTCGGCAGTTTTGTGGTGGCGATTGTCGGCGCGATTGTCGTGCTGTGGGTGTACCGCAAGATTCGAGACTAG
- the umuC gene encoding translesion error-prone DNA polymerase V subunit UmuC — translation MYALVDVNTFYASCEKIFRPDLANKPVIVLSNNDGCVIARSHEAKLLGVKMAAPLFQIGELIQKHNITVFSSNYALYADMSARVMSILEEMAPAVEIYSIDEAFLNLSGVDYCTSLACFGQQIKDRIRREAHLTVGVGIAPTKTLAKLANHAAKVWRKTFGVVDLSSPVRQEKLLAITPVSEVWGIGRRLARKLESMGIENALALAHCDLAYIRRHFSVVVERTVRELRGQPCLAVEELAPAKQQILCSRSFSSRITEYEHLRQAVCRYAERAAEKLRHEKQYCCQVSVFIRTSPHVPPGEYYGDQAIRVTYVPTNDTRDIIALAVEALNRIWKQGYRYCRAGVVLSDFYQQGVAQLDMFDARSPYANSAGLMDAIDRINHSGKGKIWFAGQGITPGWSMKRERLSPAYTTRAEDLKVVIS, via the coding sequence ATGTACGCATTGGTTGATGTGAACACGTTTTATGCCAGCTGTGAAAAAATTTTTCGCCCTGATTTGGCAAACAAACCGGTCATTGTTCTTAGTAACAACGATGGCTGTGTTATTGCTCGTTCCCATGAGGCAAAGCTGCTAGGGGTAAAGATGGCCGCCCCGTTGTTTCAAATTGGCGAGCTCATTCAAAAACACAACATTACCGTTTTTTCTTCCAATTACGCGCTTTACGCTGATATGTCGGCGCGCGTGATGAGTATTTTGGAGGAGATGGCACCCGCCGTGGAAATCTACAGTATTGATGAAGCATTTTTGAATTTGTCTGGTGTGGATTACTGCACATCGTTGGCGTGTTTTGGACAACAGATCAAAGACAGAATAAGGCGCGAGGCTCATTTGACCGTTGGTGTAGGCATCGCACCGACCAAGACGCTGGCCAAATTGGCTAATCATGCGGCTAAAGTCTGGCGTAAAACCTTCGGCGTCGTTGATCTATCCAGCCCTGTACGTCAGGAAAAACTGCTGGCAATTACGCCTGTCAGCGAGGTGTGGGGAATCGGACGGCGGCTGGCACGTAAGCTGGAATCTATGGGAATAGAGAATGCTTTGGCGCTGGCGCACTGCGATCTTGCCTATATTCGGCGACACTTTAGCGTTGTCGTAGAAAGAACGGTGCGAGAATTGCGTGGCCAGCCCTGTCTGGCGGTTGAAGAGCTGGCTCCGGCCAAGCAGCAAATACTGTGTTCCCGCTCGTTCAGTTCGCGTATTACCGAATATGAGCATCTGCGTCAGGCAGTCTGTCGCTATGCTGAGCGTGCAGCAGAGAAATTACGTCATGAGAAACAGTATTGCTGTCAGGTGTCCGTATTTATCCGCACCAGCCCCCATGTTCCACCGGGTGAGTACTATGGCGATCAGGCGATCCGCGTGACATACGTACCGACCAACGATACGCGAGACATTATTGCGTTAGCCGTTGAGGCACTCAACCGTATCTGGAAACAAGGCTATCGTTATTGTCGAGCGGGTGTCGTGTTATCCGATTTCTACCAGCAAGGCGTTGCGCAATTAGATATGTTTGACGCACGTAGCCCGTATGCCAATAGCGCGGGTTTGATGGACGCTATCGACCGTATCAACCATTCTGGTAAAGGGAAAATTTGGTTTGCGGGTCAAGGTATTACTCCTGGCTGGTCGATGAAACGAGAGCGCCTCTCGCCTGCTTACACGACGCGAGCTGAAGATTTGAAGGTTGTAATATCATGA
- a CDS encoding 4-aminobutyrate--2-oxoglutarate transaminase, protein MKNSELNQRRLAATPRGVGVMCDFYAERAENSTLWDVEGREFIDFAAGIAVLNTGHRHPKIVAAVREQLERFTHTAYQIVPYGSYVTLAERINALAPIEGAAKTTFFTTGAEAVENAVKIARAYTKRPGVIAFNAAFHGRTLLTMTLTGKVAPYSTGFGPFPGSIFHALYPNEKQGITVEQALESVERLMHTDIAADQVAAIILEPVQGEGGFHVAPPAFISGLRKLCDEHGILLIADEVQTGFARTGKLFAMEYYAEKADLITMAKSLGGGFPISGVVGRADVMDAPSPGGLGGTYAGNPLSVASALAVLDVIEEEKLCQRAQRLGAALVETLEKIKAQCPALVAIRAQGSMVAAEFNDPQTGKPSAEITRQFQKSALEAGLLLLTCGVHGNVIRFLYPLTVPDDQFSKAMSILTRVLTR, encoded by the coding sequence ATGAAGAATAGCGAACTGAATCAACGCCGTCTGGCTGCCACACCGCGTGGTGTGGGCGTCATGTGTGATTTCTATGCCGAGCGTGCGGAAAACAGCACCCTGTGGGATGTGGAAGGTCGAGAATTTATCGATTTTGCCGCCGGGATTGCGGTACTGAACACCGGCCACCGCCACCCGAAGATTGTCGCGGCGGTGCGCGAGCAGTTGGAACGCTTTACCCATACGGCCTACCAGATTGTGCCTTACGGAAGCTATGTCACGTTGGCCGAGCGCATCAACGCGCTGGCACCGATAGAAGGCGCGGCAAAGACCACGTTCTTTACCACCGGCGCCGAAGCGGTAGAAAACGCGGTGAAAATTGCCCGCGCGTACACCAAACGCCCCGGCGTGATCGCCTTCAATGCGGCGTTCCATGGCCGTACGCTGTTGACCATGACGCTGACGGGCAAAGTGGCTCCGTATTCCACAGGATTCGGGCCGTTCCCCGGTTCCATTTTTCACGCACTTTATCCGAATGAAAAACAAGGCATCACCGTTGAACAGGCGCTGGAAAGTGTCGAACGCCTGATGCATACCGATATCGCCGCCGATCAGGTTGCCGCGATTATTCTGGAGCCGGTACAGGGCGAAGGCGGTTTCCACGTCGCGCCGCCGGCCTTTATCAGCGGGCTGCGTAAACTGTGCGACGAACATGGCATCCTGCTGATTGCCGACGAAGTGCAGACCGGCTTTGCCCGTACCGGTAAGCTGTTTGCGATGGAATATTACGCGGAGAAAGCGGACCTGATCACCATGGCTAAAAGCCTGGGTGGTGGCTTCCCGATCTCCGGTGTCGTTGGTCGCGCTGACGTCATGGATGCCCCTTCGCCGGGCGGTTTGGGCGGCACCTATGCGGGTAACCCGCTGTCGGTCGCCTCTGCGCTGGCAGTATTGGATGTGATTGAAGAAGAGAAATTGTGCCAACGAGCACAGCGTCTGGGTGCTGCGCTGGTGGAAACGCTGGAGAAGATCAAAGCGCAGTGTCCGGCACTGGTGGCGATTCGTGCACAGGGATCGATGGTAGCGGCCGAATTTAACGATCCGCAGACCGGTAAACCCTCGGCAGAGATTACCCGTCAATTTCAGAAAAGCGCGTTGGAAGCGGGTCTGCTGCTTCTGACCTGCGGCGTGCATGGCAACGTGATTCGTTTCCTGTATCCGTTAACGGTGCCTGACGATCAGTTCAGCAAGGCGATGAGCATCCTGACGCGCGTATTAACACGATAG
- the cho gene encoding excinuclease Cho, which translates to MMLPEKMPDIYEYPEHLRSELDGLPTAPGVYIFYGDSETLPLYIGKSINIRARVLSHMRTRKEAKLLRQIRRITFIETAGEIGALLLEAQMIKQQVPLFNKRLRRSRQLCSLHFDGTQIEVVYAKNVDFSTTAGLYGLFSHRLAAVNALKTIADEEKLCLGVLGIEHLPAGRACFRHALKKCAGACCGKESISEHQNRLSLRLDAMKLNCWAYPGRIAIKESRQGKTDYHIVHNWFYLGTVAQLSEVATLKRVAANFDSDGYKILCRPIVSDSVDIILLDE; encoded by the coding sequence ATGATGTTGCCTGAAAAAATGCCTGATATTTATGAATATCCGGAGCATCTGCGTAGTGAATTGGATGGGCTGCCTACGGCACCCGGTGTGTATATTTTTTACGGTGATAGTGAAACATTGCCGCTGTATATCGGAAAAAGCATCAATATCCGCGCTCGCGTGTTGTCGCATATGCGGACGCGTAAAGAAGCAAAATTGCTGAGGCAGATTCGACGCATTACCTTTATTGAAACGGCAGGGGAAATCGGTGCGCTGTTATTGGAAGCGCAGATGATTAAACAGCAGGTACCGCTTTTTAACAAGCGGCTGCGGCGTTCACGTCAGCTATGTTCGTTACATTTTGATGGAACGCAGATTGAAGTGGTTTACGCCAAAAATGTCGATTTCTCCACGACAGCCGGACTTTATGGATTGTTCAGCCACCGCCTCGCGGCGGTGAATGCATTGAAAACGATTGCTGATGAAGAAAAGCTATGTCTGGGCGTGCTGGGCATTGAGCACTTGCCCGCAGGTAGAGCGTGTTTTCGCCACGCATTGAAAAAATGCGCTGGGGCCTGCTGCGGCAAAGAGTCAATATCGGAACATCAAAACAGGCTGTCGCTGCGACTTGATGCGATGAAGCTGAACTGCTGGGCATACCCTGGCCGGATTGCTATCAAAGAAAGCCGTCAGGGAAAGACGGATTACCACATTGTGCATAATTGGTTCTATTTAGGCACTGTCGCACAGCTGTCAGAGGTAGCGACATTAAAACGAGTCGCGGCTAATTTTGACAGTGATGGCTACAAGATTTTATGTAGGCCGATTGTGAGTGACAGTGTGGATATTATTTTGCTGGATGAATGA
- the umuD gene encoding translesion error-prone DNA polymerase V autoproteolytic subunit has protein sequence MKHYLPVSCPDMQALNLYADTVPAGFPSPANDYVEQRIDLNTLCVRHPSATYFVRVSGQSMVEGGIHDGDLVVVDSALQARHGDIIIAALDGEFTIKQLQLTPTRALVPMNAAYAPIPINECDSLDIFGVVTYAIHATR, from the coding sequence ATGAAACACTATCTTCCTGTGTCCTGCCCCGATATGCAGGCGTTAAATCTTTATGCTGATACGGTGCCTGCGGGGTTTCCCAGTCCGGCGAATGACTATGTTGAGCAGCGTATCGATCTCAATACGCTGTGTGTTCGCCATCCTTCGGCAACCTATTTCGTTCGCGTTTCCGGTCAGTCCATGGTGGAGGGAGGCATTCATGATGGCGATCTGGTGGTGGTTGATAGCGCATTGCAGGCGCGCCATGGCGATATCATTATTGCTGCGCTCGACGGCGAGTTCACTATCAAGCAATTGCAACTGACACCGACCCGTGCCTTGGTTCCAATGAATGCTGCCTATGCCCCGATTCCGATTAACGAGTGCGACAGCCTTGATATTTTTGGTGTCGTGACCTATGCCATACATGCGACACGCTAA
- a CDS encoding PLP-dependent aminotransferase family protein produces MRSLLTDLLLQRLANQQDGALNKRLYDSIRLAILDGAIAAGERLPSSRDLAQQLSLSRNTVLTAYEQLLAEGYIDARKGSGTFVTEQLPDGNMQPVSSDNAGEIREPKHELSRRGMHLLGYAGASARQWGAFMPGIPDIASFPHDLWRRIQTRLTRRVRPEQLSYSPIGGCPELQLALVDYLRVARSVECTPEQILITEGTHQAMDLLAKMLCNPGDLAWIEDPCYWGIRNVLTINGLRVAPVDVDEQGLVPPDTLSPDAAPRLICVTPSHQYPLGAVMSLARRQRLLALAQEHGCWVVEDDYDSEFRFSGSPIPALQGLQTQSPVIYIGTFSKTLYPGLRVSYMVLPPLLAQSLKTAHSELYRGGHWLTQATLAQFIREGHYAAHIRRMRLLYAKRRALLTSLIEQHLGADYVGDNSNAGLHMLLSLPSHIDDVVLSAAILRRGVMVKPLSSYYLQPTQQRGLLLGYASVEESHMTQAFSEIVACIQALNTPHSDA; encoded by the coding sequence TTGCGCTCACTTCTGACCGACTTATTGCTTCAGCGTTTAGCCAACCAGCAAGACGGCGCGCTGAACAAGCGTTTGTACGACAGCATTCGGCTGGCGATTCTTGATGGCGCGATTGCCGCTGGCGAGCGTCTGCCATCGTCGCGCGATCTGGCGCAGCAGCTGTCGCTGTCGCGTAATACCGTGCTGACGGCTTACGAACAGCTACTGGCGGAAGGCTATATTGACGCGCGCAAAGGAAGCGGGACCTTCGTCACGGAACAGCTCCCCGATGGCAATATGCAGCCGGTGAGTAGCGACAATGCCGGGGAGATACGCGAGCCTAAACATGAGCTGTCGCGGCGCGGTATGCATCTGCTGGGGTATGCCGGTGCTTCCGCCCGACAATGGGGCGCATTTATGCCGGGCATCCCGGATATCGCCAGTTTTCCCCACGATTTATGGCGACGGATTCAGACGCGCTTGACGCGGCGCGTTCGTCCCGAACAGCTTTCCTATTCGCCGATTGGCGGCTGCCCCGAGCTGCAATTGGCGCTGGTGGATTACCTGCGCGTCGCCCGTTCGGTGGAGTGTACGCCGGAGCAGATTTTGATTACCGAAGGCACCCATCAGGCGATGGATCTGTTGGCTAAAATGCTGTGCAACCCCGGCGATCTGGCCTGGATTGAAGATCCCTGCTATTGGGGCATTCGTAATGTCCTGACGATTAACGGCCTGCGCGTTGCCCCCGTCGATGTGGATGAACAGGGGCTGGTACCGCCGGACACACTTTCGCCCGACGCCGCCCCTCGCCTGATTTGCGTGACACCGTCACATCAGTATCCGCTGGGTGCAGTGATGAGCCTGGCGCGACGTCAACGGCTGCTGGCACTGGCGCAGGAGCACGGCTGTTGGGTCGTTGAGGATGATTACGATAGCGAGTTTCGCTTTTCCGGCAGCCCGATCCCTGCGCTGCAAGGATTACAGACGCAATCACCGGTGATCTATATCGGCACATTCAGCAAGACGCTCTACCCCGGCCTGCGTGTCAGTTACATGGTGCTGCCACCGCTGCTGGCGCAGTCGCTGAAGACGGCCCATTCTGAACTCTATCGCGGCGGACACTGGCTCACGCAGGCGACGCTCGCGCAGTTTATCCGCGAAGGCCACTATGCCGCGCATATCCGCCGCATGCGCCTGCTGTATGCCAAACGCCGCGCGCTATTGACGTCACTGATCGAACAGCATCTGGGCGCAGATTACGTCGGAGACAACAGCAACGCCGGGCTGCATATGCTGCTCAGCCTGCCTTCCCACATCGATGATGTTGTATTGAGCGCCGCGATTTTGCGCCGCGGCGTGATGGTCAAACCGCTTTCCAGTTACTATCTGCAACCGACACAGCAGCGCGGTTTATTACTGGGCTACGCCAGCGTGGAAGAGAGCCACATGACGCAGGCTTTCTCCGAGATTGTGGCCTGTATTCAGGCGCTGAATACTCCCCATTCTGACGCCTGA
- a CDS encoding ABC transporter ATP-binding protein encodes MRNYVSFRNVQKTYDGDRLIVKNLNLDIREGEFLTLLGPSGSGKTTSLMMLAGFETPTQGEIMLRDAPLHHLPPHQRDIGMVFQNYALFPHMTVAENLAFPLSIRRLNRADIKEKVDRVLDRVKLTSLADRYPAQMSGGQQQRVALARALVFEPKLVLMDEPLGALDKQLREHMQLEIKELHQSLELTVVYVTHDQSEAMTMSNRVAVFNDGVIQQMDSPSDIYEKPENAFVAQFIGENNTLLATRAEAEGAFYRATLDDGTSLRALKVRPSSPGRKITLCIRPERIHVNAAHVDDGMQHVKARIQQFIYLGDHVRMMTEVAGQPQFMVKLPASEIQPHWKAGTEVNLSWQPEHLRALDSIITH; translated from the coding sequence ATGAGAAATTATGTCAGCTTCAGGAATGTTCAGAAGACCTATGACGGCGACCGCCTGATCGTCAAGAACCTCAATCTGGATATCCGTGAAGGTGAATTTCTGACCCTGCTTGGGCCATCCGGCTCGGGAAAAACCACCAGTTTGATGATGCTCGCCGGGTTTGAAACCCCGACGCAGGGGGAGATTATGCTGCGCGACGCCCCGCTGCACCATCTCCCGCCGCACCAGCGCGACATCGGTATGGTGTTTCAGAACTACGCTCTGTTCCCACACATGACCGTGGCGGAGAATCTGGCGTTTCCACTTTCCATCCGCCGGCTGAACCGTGCCGATATCAAAGAGAAAGTGGATCGGGTACTGGATCGCGTGAAGCTCACCAGTCTGGCCGACCGCTACCCTGCACAGATGTCCGGCGGCCAGCAGCAGCGTGTGGCGCTGGCTCGCGCGCTGGTTTTCGAACCAAAGCTAGTACTGATGGATGAACCGCTGGGCGCACTGGATAAGCAACTGCGCGAGCATATGCAGCTAGAAATCAAGGAGCTGCATCAGTCGCTGGAATTAACCGTGGTGTACGTCACCCATGACCAGAGCGAAGCGATGACCATGTCCAACCGCGTCGCCGTGTTTAACGATGGCGTAATTCAGCAGATGGACAGCCCCAGCGACATCTACGAAAAACCAGAGAACGCTTTTGTGGCGCAGTTCATCGGCGAAAATAATACGCTGCTCGCCACGCGTGCCGAGGCCGAAGGCGCATTCTATCGGGCAACGCTGGACGACGGCACGTCGCTACGCGCGCTGAAAGTTCGCCCCAGTTCACCGGGCCGAAAAATCACGCTCTGCATCCGTCCGGAACGTATTCACGTCAACGCGGCTCACGTCGATGACGGCATGCAGCACGTCAAAGCCCGAATTCAGCAGTTCATCTATCTGGGCGATCACGTCAGGATGATGACGGAAGTGGCAGGCCAGCCGCAGTTTATGGTGAAACTCCCCGCCAGCGAGATTCAGCCACACTGGAAAGCCGGCACCGAAGTCAACCTGTCCTGGCAACCGGAACACCTGCGCGCACTGGATAGCATCATCACGCATTAA